The following are encoded together in the Pedobacter steynii genome:
- a CDS encoding FecR family protein → MLNSDLNAKHLLEKYRQGTCSEEEKLLVEKWYEQFGSGNLHMDEHIVEGHMDEVWARLKKENSRSLAQRLWMPAKIAASIILILSIGTYFFLKYVRDDQQDTELSFSQVQPGGNKATLTLSDGTVIALEEIKAGMIKEIDGVKISKAAEGILTYDIKDSMSSTKTKTQLNIIKTPNGGQYQVKLPDGTKVMLNAASSLKYPAVFTGRQRVVELTGEAYFDVTTNKNMPFIVKSAGQLVKVLGTHFNINTYADEGRIVTTLEEGAVRVFGGGTVATIKPGQQTLLHPDKSLQVAEANLKTALAWKNNKMTFKDTGIAEIMRQVSRWYNIKVEYQGAIPDDTITGTISRHSDLSSVLRMFQAMEIKFTLIQTPQGNKLIIKP, encoded by the coding sequence ATGCTGAATTCAGACCTAAACGCAAAACATTTATTGGAAAAGTACCGCCAAGGCACTTGCAGCGAAGAAGAAAAGCTGCTGGTGGAAAAGTGGTATGAGCAGTTTGGATCGGGTAACCTGCATATGGATGAGCATATTGTTGAAGGACATATGGATGAGGTGTGGGCAAGGTTAAAGAAAGAAAACAGCAGAAGCCTTGCCCAACGCTTATGGATGCCGGCAAAAATAGCAGCATCCATCATTCTGATCTTAAGTATTGGTACCTACTTCTTTCTAAAGTATGTGCGGGATGATCAACAGGATACCGAACTATCTTTTAGCCAGGTACAACCCGGAGGCAACAAAGCCACGCTTACCTTATCGGACGGGACTGTTATTGCTCTTGAAGAAATTAAAGCTGGTATGATCAAAGAAATAGATGGAGTAAAAATCTCGAAGGCTGCTGAGGGTATCCTCACCTATGACATTAAAGATTCAATGTCATCAACAAAAACCAAAACGCAACTCAATATAATAAAGACGCCCAATGGGGGGCAATACCAGGTAAAACTGCCGGATGGAACCAAGGTTATGCTTAATGCAGCCTCATCCCTTAAATATCCGGCAGTATTTACCGGTAGGCAGCGCGTTGTTGAACTTACCGGTGAAGCTTACTTCGATGTTACAACTAATAAGAACATGCCTTTCATTGTAAAATCAGCTGGTCAGCTGGTTAAGGTCCTGGGAACCCATTTTAATATCAATACATATGCTGATGAAGGCAGGATAGTTACTACGCTGGAAGAAGGCGCTGTCCGTGTATTTGGTGGTGGCACCGTAGCGACTATAAAACCCGGGCAGCAAACGCTGCTACATCCAGATAAAAGTTTACAGGTGGCCGAGGCGAACCTGAAGACGGCGCTGGCCTGGAAAAATAATAAGATGACATTTAAGGATACCGGAATTGCTGAAATCATGCGTCAAGTATCCAGATGGTACAATATAAAAGTAGAATATCAGGGAGCCATACCTGATGACACTATCACCGGAACAATCAGCCGACACTCAGACCTCTCTTCAGTCCTAAGAATGTTTCAGGCAATGGAAATTAAATTTACCCTGATACAAACTCCGCAGGGAAATAAACTTATCATCAAACCCTAA
- a CDS encoding RNA polymerase sigma factor gives MNQISATDDTVLLDLMRKGDQQAFAILYNRYKGVLFTHAYRKLRDWEEVKDIVQEIFSGLWAKRETLEITDNLNAYLFKAVRYKIINLIARKNTASIYVDSFQSFLTTYADNTDHLVREKMLCSIIDAEINNLPPKMRHVFELSRKENLSHKEIAEQLNITEQSVRSHVKNALHILRLKLGMFLFVALLLNK, from the coding sequence ATGAACCAAATAAGTGCCACCGATGATACCGTGCTCCTGGACCTCATGCGTAAAGGGGATCAGCAGGCTTTTGCTATACTGTATAACAGGTACAAAGGGGTTTTATTTACCCATGCCTATCGAAAGCTTAGGGATTGGGAAGAAGTAAAAGACATTGTTCAGGAAATATTCTCAGGTCTGTGGGCAAAACGGGAGACTTTGGAAATCACCGATAATCTCAATGCCTACTTGTTTAAGGCAGTGCGCTATAAGATCATCAATTTGATCGCCCGCAAAAACACAGCTTCTATTTACGTCGATAGTTTTCAGTCCTTCCTCACGACTTATGCTGACAATACCGATCACCTGGTCCGGGAAAAAATGCTATGTTCAATAATAGACGCGGAAATAAACAACCTGCCACCGAAGATGCGCCATGTCTTTGAGCTAAGCAGGAAAGAAAACTTAAGTCATAAAGAAATCGCCGAGCAGCTAAATATTACAGAACAAAGTGTACGCTCTCACGTAAAGAATGCGCTCCATATCCTTCGCTTAAAACTGGGCATGTTCCTTTTTGTGGCCCTGCTTTTAAATAAATAA
- a CDS encoding class I lanthipeptide gives MKKKHLKLNPLDLQKETIARLTTEMITGGGPVTIIGSSCWNSCQPTCTLDGTKASQYVSNCCATG, from the coding sequence ATGAAAAAGAAACATTTAAAACTGAACCCGCTTGATTTACAAAAAGAAACCATTGCCAGGCTGACTACTGAAATGATAACGGGAGGAGGACCGGTCACGATCATCGGTTCTTCCTGCTGGAACAGCTGCCAACCAACTTGTACACTTGATGGAACCAAAGCATCGCAATATGTTAGCAATTGCTGTGCTACAGGTTGA
- a CDS encoding LytTR family DNA-binding domain-containing protein translates to METLAHPIKRIRYNDRKIRIIAIIIASYIVTEYGGNSPLLPRLLTLMYYIEFGATLIITTILVETIYRITRFLDIRYPWNESLLKRILLQFLLGIIFPTVGSYLLAALYFGVQGYDIIDYNFHIYALPFIALLITLFNVYYFVRYLLAERAYYKRIDPLLDRMEERTTPLQLSNENRANGIFIVHTVNKSFPIDIADIAYFFREANHVFLRPFDGEDYLLNQSLDQIEKDLNNRDFFRVARHMLISHNSLKDYRPLNFGKLAVTLNPPYREAVTASKPLSRSFRQWVANPGGL, encoded by the coding sequence TTGGAAACTCTCGCTCATCCCATTAAACGAATCAGATATAACGACCGAAAAATCAGGATCATTGCCATTATCATTGCTTCATACATCGTAACCGAGTATGGTGGAAACAGCCCACTGCTTCCACGGCTGCTTACCCTGATGTATTATATCGAATTCGGCGCAACGCTAATTATCACCACCATTCTCGTAGAAACTATCTATCGTATAACTCGCTTTCTGGATATCCGGTATCCCTGGAATGAATCTTTACTTAAAAGGATATTGCTGCAGTTTTTACTTGGAATAATATTTCCAACCGTTGGTTCTTACCTATTGGCTGCATTATATTTTGGCGTTCAGGGATATGATATCATAGACTATAATTTCCACATTTATGCCCTGCCGTTTATTGCACTTTTAATTACGCTTTTCAATGTCTATTATTTTGTGCGATACTTACTGGCAGAACGCGCTTACTATAAGCGGATAGATCCGTTATTGGATAGAATGGAAGAACGAACAACACCGCTTCAACTTTCAAATGAAAATCGGGCCAATGGTATATTTATCGTGCATACGGTCAATAAAAGTTTTCCGATTGATATTGCTGATATTGCTTACTTCTTCAGGGAAGCCAACCATGTATTTTTGCGTCCGTTTGATGGTGAAGACTATCTTCTCAACCAAAGCTTAGACCAGATTGAAAAAGACCTGAATAACCGCGACTTTTTCCGGGTAGCCCGGCACATGCTCATCAGCCACAATTCGCTGAAGGATTACCGGCCGCTGAATTTCGGCAAGCTGGCTGTAACGCTAAATCCCCCATACCGGGAAGCTGTAACCGCAAGTAAACCCCTTTCCCGTAGCTTTCGTCAATGGGTTGCCAATCCCGGCGGCCTGTAG
- a CDS encoding RteC domain-containing protein has translation MERFTNNLYTRMQNQLQDIAQSTGDMLHLAEQSYYAVFEHLKELNTFAKEYDFKNEEEEVKFFKEIKPSFLKEAIFFDALFGVESTKPPSSPEVQKNYYREHIDRFCRYFEQNQELYLYYRLDHSHLDPAMFVRKPDRNVMMPAYSLEIDPSHSNVYSFKFGKIQALEDMVSYIKGSITALDNGGALQTVSDERLTFTGTKAQFHEVMQALEAAGVFNNGKASTRLIYDVTQNAWNIRVSNYYGYFQTIRIRKKNRTPFMDLAKEMLIRKMDDQDEHPRFH, from the coding sequence ATGGAAAGATTCACCAATAACCTCTACACCCGGATGCAAAACCAACTGCAGGATATCGCACAGTCGACGGGAGATATGTTACATCTTGCAGAACAATCTTATTATGCCGTCTTTGAGCATCTTAAGGAACTCAACACTTTTGCCAAAGAATATGATTTTAAAAATGAAGAGGAGGAGGTAAAATTCTTTAAAGAAATCAAACCTTCTTTTCTGAAAGAAGCGATTTTTTTTGATGCGCTCTTTGGCGTTGAATCCACCAAACCACCTTCAAGTCCAGAGGTGCAAAAGAACTATTACCGCGAACACATAGATCGGTTCTGCCGCTATTTTGAACAGAACCAGGAGCTCTATCTATATTATCGGCTCGATCACTCCCATCTGGACCCGGCGATGTTCGTCCGTAAGCCCGACAGGAATGTGATGATGCCCGCCTATTCCTTAGAAATCGATCCCTCCCATTCCAATGTTTACAGTTTTAAATTCGGAAAGATTCAAGCTCTTGAAGACATGGTCAGCTACATTAAGGGTAGTATAACAGCATTGGATAATGGCGGCGCCCTGCAAACAGTAAGCGACGAAAGGTTAACCTTTACTGGCACAAAGGCACAATTCCATGAAGTGATGCAGGCTTTAGAAGCTGCGGGCGTTTTTAACAATGGCAAAGCGAGTACCCGTCTAATCTATGATGTAACACAGAATGCCTGGAACATCAGGGTAAGCAATTATTATGGATACTTTCAAACGATCCGTATCCGTAAGAAAAACAGGACCCCCTTCATGGACCTTGCCAAAGAGATGCTGATCCGCAAAATGGATGACCAGGACGAGCATCCGCGTTTCCATTGA
- a CDS encoding DUF4134 domain-containing protein has protein sequence MKNVKKGLKISRVAGSVVAVLFLIVIGFYAQAQDGNQGIADATAKVKGYFEKGTFLMYAIGALVGLVGAVKVYNKWSAGEPDTSKVASSWFGACIFLVVVATILKGFFGV, from the coding sequence ATGAAAAACGTGAAGAAGGGATTAAAGATTTCCCGTGTAGCCGGATCAGTGGTAGCAGTGCTGTTCCTTATCGTTATCGGCTTCTATGCTCAAGCCCAGGACGGGAACCAGGGTATCGCCGATGCCACCGCAAAAGTTAAAGGCTACTTCGAGAAGGGAACTTTTTTGATGTATGCTATCGGGGCTCTTGTGGGACTCGTGGGAGCTGTGAAGGTATATAACAAATGGTCAGCCGGAGAACCAGACACGTCCAAGGTTGCCAGTAGCTGGTTTGGCGCCTGTATCTTTCTGGTAGTCGTAGCAACCATACTCAAAGGCTTTTTCGGTGTATAA
- a CDS encoding DUF4133 domain-containing protein: MKEIQYSINKGVNRPIEFRGLKAQYIYYLAIGLAVLLVVFSLMYIAAVPVYLCVPVVLLAGSGLFMGVYRYSHRYGEFGLMKALALRQVPAAILLRSRKAFIALCKR; this comes from the coding sequence ATGAAAGAAATCCAATATAGTATTAATAAAGGTGTTAACCGGCCAATTGAATTCCGGGGTCTAAAGGCACAGTATATCTATTATCTGGCAATTGGACTCGCAGTGTTGCTGGTTGTGTTCTCACTCATGTATATAGCGGCGGTACCTGTTTACCTGTGCGTACCGGTAGTGTTGTTGGCAGGATCGGGTTTGTTTATGGGGGTCTACCGGTATAGCCACAGGTACGGAGAGTTCGGGTTGATGAAAGCCCTTGCACTCCGGCAGGTGCCCGCTGCTATTTTACTGCGCTCGCGCAAAGCTTTTATTGCCTTGTGCAAAAGATAG
- a CDS encoding TraG family conjugative transposon ATPase — MIVIMIIAAILLAAVLLQHKEAKINSKDIEKILPLWKLEKDCIVSKNGDLTLAFAVTLPEIFTLSNEEYEGLHNAWLKAIKVLPVGTVLHKQDWFMRSSYSSVFSDGEDNFLKTSANKFFNERPFLDHNCYLMLTLKADGRKPGSSAFSNLLRTNIVPAGAINNKQYQQLTDAAGQFCRILSDSGQLQLRKLSQQELTGDQNNTGLLERYLFLSGNKETPQIRDIEFKPDWKIGENYCQLYTLADTDNLPATCGPRVNYDKYSTDRTKFSVGFASPIGQLLPVNHIYNQFLIIGDIPKTLKRLEAKRRRLQSLSGYSRENTISKDATGDFLNEAIADARTPIKAHFNLQCWTDDYNELKELRNQTSSSLSKMDVVPHLETTGYPQLWWSALAGNEADIPENECFETFAEQASCFLNMETAYRSSKSSFGIRLNDRLSGVPIHVDISDEPMGKITQNRNKIVVGGSGSGKSMFMNHMLHSYVQQGAHCVVVDVGHSYEGLCELLGGYYFTYSEENPIKFNPFYIPAGEVLDTEKKESIKTLLVALWKQNDESFRRSEYVAISNALQSYYGHLDTEPDLFPCFDTFYEFLNEHFIKELDRDRVKDRDFDVHNFLYVLRPFYKGGEFDYLLNAKENLDVLGQPLVIFEIDAVKDHPILFPVIALIICELFISKMRKLKGIRKVIVIEEAWKAVAKAGMAEFMKYLYKTVRKYFGEAITVTQEIDDLLSSPIIKEAIINNADCKILLDLRKFQNKFDQIQEVLGMSDKGKALVLSLNIANDPNRRYREVYIELGNQLMKVYGYEPSIEEYYAYSTEQTEKLKVKEFTKRYGGDIRKALSAIAAEELRA; from the coding sequence ATGATAGTGATAATGATAATTGCCGCGATCCTTCTGGCAGCAGTGCTGCTACAGCATAAGGAAGCAAAAATAAACAGTAAGGATATTGAAAAAATCCTTCCGTTATGGAAGCTGGAAAAGGACTGTATCGTCTCCAAAAACGGCGATTTAACTCTGGCCTTTGCAGTTACCTTGCCGGAAATATTTACCCTATCCAATGAGGAGTATGAAGGATTACACAATGCCTGGCTAAAGGCAATCAAGGTATTGCCGGTTGGTACTGTGCTCCATAAACAGGACTGGTTCATGCGTTCATCATACAGCTCCGTATTTTCAGATGGCGAAGACAATTTCCTGAAGACAAGCGCCAATAAATTTTTTAACGAGCGGCCTTTTCTGGATCATAACTGCTACCTGATGCTTACCCTGAAAGCAGATGGAAGAAAGCCTGGCAGCTCTGCTTTTTCTAACCTGTTACGAACAAACATTGTTCCTGCAGGTGCGATTAATAACAAGCAGTATCAGCAGCTGACAGATGCGGCAGGCCAATTTTGCCGGATCTTATCAGATAGCGGTCAGCTTCAGCTCAGAAAGCTTTCGCAGCAGGAACTTACAGGCGACCAAAATAATACGGGGCTACTGGAACGGTATCTGTTTCTATCGGGCAATAAAGAAACACCTCAGATCAGGGACATCGAATTTAAGCCGGACTGGAAAATCGGCGAGAACTACTGCCAGCTTTATACCCTTGCCGATACTGACAACCTTCCGGCCACTTGTGGCCCAAGGGTAAATTATGATAAATATTCAACGGACCGCACCAAGTTCTCTGTCGGTTTTGCATCGCCTATCGGTCAGCTGCTTCCAGTAAACCATATTTACAATCAGTTTCTGATCATTGGTGATATTCCCAAAACCCTGAAGCGGCTGGAAGCCAAGCGCAGAAGACTGCAATCGCTTTCTGGCTATAGCCGGGAAAATACGATCAGCAAAGACGCGACCGGGGATTTTTTGAATGAAGCCATCGCAGATGCCAGGACACCGATAAAGGCACATTTTAATTTACAGTGCTGGACGGATGATTATAACGAGCTAAAGGAGCTGCGTAACCAGACCTCCTCCTCCCTATCCAAGATGGATGTAGTGCCGCACCTGGAAACAACAGGTTATCCGCAGCTCTGGTGGTCCGCCTTAGCTGGCAATGAAGCAGACATCCCGGAAAACGAATGTTTTGAAACCTTTGCAGAGCAAGCTTCCTGCTTCCTCAATATGGAAACGGCGTACCGGTCCTCAAAGAGCAGTTTCGGTATCCGCCTCAATGACAGGCTTTCGGGTGTGCCGATACATGTCGACATATCGGATGAGCCGATGGGAAAGATCACTCAAAACCGCAATAAGATAGTGGTGGGCGGTTCCGGATCCGGGAAATCGATGTTCATGAACCATATGCTCCATAGCTACGTACAGCAGGGCGCCCACTGCGTTGTTGTCGATGTAGGCCACAGCTATGAAGGGCTCTGCGAGTTGTTGGGTGGTTATTATTTTACCTATAGCGAGGAAAACCCAATAAAATTTAACCCTTTTTATATACCGGCAGGCGAAGTGCTGGATACAGAAAAAAAAGAGAGCATCAAAACTTTGCTTGTTGCCCTCTGGAAACAAAACGATGAGTCGTTCCGGAGATCGGAGTACGTGGCCATATCCAATGCCTTGCAATCTTATTACGGCCACCTGGATACAGAACCGGATCTGTTTCCCTGCTTTGATACCTTTTACGAATTCCTCAATGAACATTTTATCAAAGAGCTAGACCGGGACCGGGTAAAGGACCGCGACTTTGATGTTCATAATTTCCTCTATGTACTGCGGCCCTTTTATAAAGGCGGAGAGTTTGATTATTTACTCAATGCTAAGGAGAATCTGGACGTACTGGGCCAGCCTCTGGTGATATTTGAAATTGATGCGGTCAAGGACCATCCCATATTGTTTCCGGTTATTGCGTTGATCATCTGTGAGCTTTTTATATCCAAAATGAGAAAGCTGAAGGGAATCCGTAAGGTGATCGTCATTGAAGAGGCATGGAAAGCTGTGGCGAAAGCAGGTATGGCTGAATTCATGAAATACCTCTACAAAACAGTTCGTAAATATTTTGGCGAAGCAATAACCGTTACCCAGGAAATTGATGACCTGCTTAGTTCGCCGATCATCAAGGAAGCTATTATCAATAATGCCGATTGTAAAATCCTGCTGGACCTGCGCAAGTTCCAGAACAAGTTCGACCAGATCCAGGAAGTGCTGGGCATGTCAGACAAAGGCAAAGCGCTGGTGCTGTCGCTCAATATTGCCAATGATCCAAATAGAAGGTACCGGGAAGTATATATCGAGCTGGGTAACCAACTGATGAAAGTATATGGCTACGAACCATCGATTGAAGAGTACTATGCCTATTCTACGGAGCAGACAGAGAAATTGAAAGTAAAAGAATTTACAAAACGGTACGGAGGCGATATCAGAAAAGCATTGAGCGCCATTGCAGCGGAAGAACTCCGTGCCTAA
- a CDS encoding conjugal transfer protein TraI: MKKTLVIVLCLLVTTPVFQAQAQIPLIDVLKGAVKKVIKAVDLQIQRQQNKIIWLQNAQKTLENAMSKLKLNEISEWTEKQRKLYDDYFQELRKVKNLISTYKKTKGIITRQVQLVEEYKKAWNLLRQDKHFSARELDYMYKVYTGILDESLKNLDQLFLVTNAFATQMTDGKRLELIHTASDNLEKNLTDMRGFNNRNYRISLSRADDITQAEMLKKLYGLQ, translated from the coding sequence TTGAAAAAAACGCTTGTAATAGTATTATGCCTGTTAGTTACTACGCCTGTATTTCAGGCACAGGCGCAGATCCCGCTGATCGATGTACTCAAAGGGGCAGTCAAAAAGGTGATCAAAGCTGTAGACCTGCAGATACAACGCCAGCAGAACAAAATCATCTGGCTGCAAAACGCGCAGAAAACCCTGGAGAACGCCATGTCGAAGCTGAAACTCAATGAGATATCGGAATGGACAGAAAAGCAGCGTAAGCTTTATGACGATTACTTCCAGGAACTCCGTAAGGTCAAAAACCTGATCAGCACCTATAAAAAGACAAAGGGTATTATTACCCGGCAGGTTCAGCTCGTGGAAGAGTATAAAAAAGCATGGAACCTGCTGCGCCAGGATAAGCACTTCAGCGCGCGGGAGCTTGATTATATGTATAAGGTCTATACCGGCATACTGGATGAGAGCCTAAAAAATCTGGATCAGCTGTTTTTGGTTACCAATGCTTTTGCAACGCAGATGACCGATGGTAAACGATTGGAACTGATACATACTGCGAGCGACAACCTGGAAAAGAACCTGACTGACATGCGGGGATTCAATAATCGCAACTACAGGATCAGCCTCTCCCGCGCAGATGATATCACCCAGGCCGAAATGTTGAAAAAACTGTATGGTTTACAATAG
- the traJ gene encoding conjugative transposon protein TraJ: protein MKKCGRKFWVMVTLCLLVPMFSQAQGVSESVYDLNGVLKKLFNDMLPLCEPLMNVGRAIAGFAALTYIAVRVWKHIAKAEAIDFFPLLRPFAIGMAIMLFPQVIGLMNGVLDPIEVATRQMSKDSHKAIRYNIEQQEKAVNQTPPVGVYPGGPDDMEKYEQPDGSSEEDGFFSGLKSAFSVFNLKNMFKLFISDVVQILYSAAALCINTIRTFYLLILAILGPLVLGLSVFDGFQHTLASWFARYINVYMWLPVANLFGAITSKILENMMTLDQDFGSSIAYIIFMIISIVGYTTVPNVAGYIIQAGGKDTLLHKINNMTQAAGKAAMTGLSKL, encoded by the coding sequence ATGAAAAAGTGTGGAAGAAAATTTTGGGTTATGGTTACCCTATGCCTGTTAGTGCCGATGTTCAGCCAGGCTCAGGGCGTTAGTGAAAGTGTTTACGATCTTAATGGAGTGCTGAAAAAACTGTTCAACGATATGCTCCCTTTATGCGAGCCGCTGATGAACGTCGGCAGGGCAATTGCTGGTTTTGCCGCCCTTACCTATATAGCTGTCCGTGTATGGAAGCACATTGCCAAAGCAGAGGCTATTGATTTCTTTCCATTGCTACGGCCTTTTGCGATTGGAATGGCGATTATGTTGTTCCCGCAGGTTATCGGCCTGATGAATGGTGTGCTCGATCCCATAGAGGTCGCGACCAGGCAAATGTCTAAAGACAGCCATAAGGCTATCCGCTACAATATTGAGCAGCAGGAAAAGGCGGTTAATCAAACGCCACCCGTTGGCGTTTATCCCGGCGGCCCGGATGATATGGAAAAATATGAGCAGCCTGACGGCAGCTCGGAAGAAGATGGATTTTTCTCTGGTCTGAAAAGTGCCTTCAGCGTATTTAATCTCAAAAATATGTTTAAGCTATTTATCAGCGATGTCGTCCAGATCCTCTATTCTGCTGCCGCCTTATGTATCAATACCATCCGCACTTTTTACCTGCTCATACTGGCCATCCTTGGTCCCCTGGTGCTGGGATTGTCCGTCTTTGACGGCTTCCAGCATACGCTGGCGAGTTGGTTTGCCAGATATATCAATGTCTATATGTGGCTTCCGGTCGCCAATCTCTTCGGAGCGATCACATCGAAGATTTTAGAAAACATGATGACCCTGGACCAGGATTTTGGCAGCAGCATCGCCTATATCATTTTCATGATCATTTCCATAGTCGGCTATACCACTGTGCCCAATGTAGCTGGGTACATCATCCAGGCCGGTGGCAAAGATACCCTCCTCCATAAAATCAACAACATGACGCAAGCTGCCGGGAAGGCGGCAATGACCGGATTGTCAAAACTCTGA
- the traK gene encoding conjugative transposon protein TraK, protein MFRQLQNIETAFKHVRLFSFVLIGACMVICCFTVLESYKMVSAAQGRIYLLANGKALEALAADRKDNIPVEARDHISTFHHYFFSLDPDDKVIEAHINKALYLADGTAKKQYDDLKEGGYYSAIISGNVSQEVAVDSIELNMDTYPYYFRYCGKQKIVRPTAIVTRSLISEGYLRSISRSDNNSHGFLIEKWRILDNKDLDVQKR, encoded by the coding sequence ATGTTCCGTCAATTGCAAAATATTGAAACGGCTTTTAAGCACGTGCGCCTATTCAGTTTCGTGCTGATTGGTGCCTGCATGGTGATCTGCTGTTTTACCGTACTGGAGAGTTATAAAATGGTGAGTGCCGCTCAGGGGCGTATATATCTCCTTGCCAATGGCAAAGCATTGGAAGCTCTTGCTGCCGACCGCAAGGATAATATACCTGTAGAAGCGCGCGATCACATATCGACCTTTCATCATTACTTCTTCAGCCTCGACCCGGACGATAAAGTTATCGAAGCCCACATCAACAAAGCCCTGTACCTGGCGGACGGGACGGCCAAGAAGCAATACGATGATCTCAAGGAAGGCGGTTACTACTCTGCAATCATATCCGGTAATGTAAGTCAGGAGGTTGCTGTGGACAGTATAGAGCTCAATATGGATACCTATCCGTATTACTTCCGCTATTGCGGCAAACAGAAAATTGTCAGGCCAACAGCAATAGTTACCAGGAGCCTTATTTCAGAAGGTTACCTGCGGAGTATCAGCCGGTCAGATAACAATTCTCACGGCTTTCTGATTGAGAAATGGCGCATACTCGATAACAAGGACCTTGATGTACAAAAACGATAA
- the traM gene encoding conjugative transposon protein TraM, with product MKPHTEQILKKRKFLLMLPLLTVPFITLAFWAMGGGTVTKQETGKQQTGLNKELPGAQLSTDPVDKMSLYNKAAKDSLALRERSKGDPYAVPDSSLQTITSDAYAESGYNNPATGYSGMRTYADPNETKVKDRLAALERALSQPQPQTSSAAYGNGAYGQNPGMSADLDRLEAMMQSMTSGSGGDPDLAALNGMLEKITEIQNPQLAQENLKERSRKNKGQVYSVNTLTEQREMPVISRNDQVITAENHAGNSFYAIEGQAATDSVQTAIPAVVHETQTLVSGSTVKMRLLEDIFINGMLIPKGNFVFGTATINGERLAIDISGVRYGKSLFPVSLSVYDLDALEGIHVPGAITRDAVKDGSDRAMQSLQFMNMDPTLVGQAAGVGVEAAKGLFSKKAKLVRVTVKAGYPILLMDAKAKQDLTN from the coding sequence ATGAAACCACACACAGAGCAAATTTTAAAGAAGAGAAAGTTTCTTTTGATGCTTCCTTTACTTACTGTTCCCTTCATTACCCTTGCATTCTGGGCTATGGGGGGCGGAACGGTTACCAAACAGGAAACCGGCAAGCAGCAGACCGGCTTGAACAAGGAACTGCCCGGCGCGCAACTGAGTACCGACCCGGTAGATAAAATGAGTTTATATAATAAGGCGGCCAAGGATTCCCTGGCTTTGCGTGAGCGCAGCAAAGGCGATCCCTATGCAGTGCCAGATAGTTCTTTGCAGACCATAACGTCAGATGCTTATGCAGAAAGCGGCTACAATAATCCGGCAACCGGTTACTCTGGGATGAGAACTTATGCTGATCCGAATGAGACCAAAGTAAAGGACAGGCTGGCGGCGCTGGAACGGGCCCTGAGCCAGCCCCAGCCACAAACTTCATCTGCCGCTTATGGCAATGGTGCTTACGGACAAAACCCCGGCATGTCTGCCGATCTGGACCGGCTGGAAGCCATGATGCAATCCATGACTTCCGGCAGCGGCGGAGACCCGGACCTGGCGGCCTTGAATGGTATGCTCGAAAAAATTACGGAGATCCAGAATCCTCAGCTTGCCCAGGAGAACCTCAAAGAACGGTCCCGCAAAAATAAAGGTCAGGTATATTCTGTGAACACCTTAACGGAGCAAAGGGAAATGCCGGTAATCAGCCGGAATGATCAGGTGATAACGGCAGAAAATCACGCAGGAAACTCTTTTTATGCCATTGAGGGGCAGGCTGCCACAGACTCCGTTCAGACTGCCATTCCTGCGGTGGTGCACGAGACGCAGACTTTAGTCTCCGGCTCAACGGTCAAGATGCGCCTGCTGGAAGATATTTTCATTAATGGTATGCTCATACCCAAAGGCAATTTTGTGTTTGGTACGGCGACAATAAATGGCGAGCGCCTGGCTATTGACATATCCGGTGTCCGTTATGGCAAAAGCCTCTTCCCTGTGTCCCTGAGTGTTTATGATCTTGACGCCCTGGAAGGCATTCATGTTCCGGGTGCCATTACAAGGGATGCGGTAAAAGATGGTTCTGACCGGGCTATGCAGAGCCTGCAGTTTATGAACATGGACCCTACACTGGTCGGCCAGGCCGCTGGCGTCGGTGTTGAAGCGGCAAAAGGACTTTTTTCTAAAAAGGCGAAGCTGGTGCGCGTTACCGTTAAGGCCGGATATCCTATCCTGCTTATGGATGCCAAGGCAAAGCAGGACCTCACTAATTGA